The DNA window GATGGGCGCGTACGTGCGGGGCGGGCTCGCGAGGCGCGACTCCCGGATGATCGACGAGCACGTCGGCCGGTGCGAGGAGTGCAACGGCGTGCTGCTGGAGCTGACCGACGTCAACCGCGGGCTCCGGGTGATGGTGGGCCCGCTGTTCATCGGCCCCCTCTTCGGCGGCTACGCCGCCGCCCTCGCCAGAAGCACCGGCGGCACAGCCGGCCTCCTGCGCGCCGTCGCCACCCTCCGCAGAACCGCGCGCCGGCATCGAACCGCCCTGTCCAGAACCGCCCTGTCCAGAACCGCCCTGGGCAGAGGCCCACTCGGCAGAGCCGCACGGCAACAGCGGCCCGCCCTGGGCAGCACCTCTCTGGCCGGGCCCGCACAGGACAGGCCCGTGCTGGTCGGGTCTGAGCTGGTCGGGTCTGGGCTGGGATCTGGAATGGATGGGCCCGTGCTGGTCGGGTCTGTGCTGGGCGGGCCCGCGCTGGGCAAGGGCGGGCGGCAGCGGCGGGCTGTTCTGGGTGGAGGGCTCGTGGTGGCGGGGGCGATGGCCGCCGCCGTCCTCCTGATCTCCGCCGACCAGCCGGCCGGCCGGCCCGTCGCGGTGTCGCCCGCGATGCGGACGGGCGCGCCCGTCCCGGCCCCTCCGCCCCCGCCCTCGTCCCCGCTCCTGGGGCCGCGGGCGAGTGAGCGCCCCGCGCTGGTGCCGCCTCCGGCCGCGTCCGCCGAGCCGGCGGGCACGCCGCCCGGCCAGGCCAGGCTCCGGGCCGCCGTGGGCCCTCTCGGCGCGCTCGTCCGCGCCCAGCCCGGCATCGTCGGCATCCGGCTGCGCAACGACGGCGACGTCCCCAGCGGCGACCTGGCCGTGCTGGTCGACCTGCCGGCGGGCGTCACGCTCATCCCGACGGCCCGCCACCACCAGGCCGCCGCGCTCCACGGACCCGTCGGGACGGCCGACGGCTGGGCCTGCCGTCCCGCCGCCGGCGGCGCCAGGTGCGAGCGGGCGCCGCTGCCGGCCGGCGAGGGCACGGCGGTGTTCCTGCGGGTACGGGTCGCCGAGGAGGCCCCCGAGGGCGCCGGCCCCGCGGTGCGGGTCGAGTCCGGGCCGCTGCTGGTGCGGGCGCGGGCCGAGGAGGGGGTGCGCGCGACCGGCGCGCCCGCCAGGTTCGCGACCGACGGCAAGGTGACCGTACGCGCGGTCGGCAACGCCCTGCTGACCTGCCCCGAGGAGCGCGAGGGCTGCGCGGAGGCCCGGCGGCGGCAGGGCGACCAGCGGGACAACGACCTGTGGCCGATGACGCCGCTCGACCGCGACGACGACCCGTCGACCCGCACCTCCAGCGCCGCCCGGCTCGTCCTGCCGAAGGGCGGGCGGGTGGTGTGGGCCGGGCTCTACTGGTCGGCGAGCGGCGACCGGGCCGGGCCGATCAGGGTGCGGCCGCCGGGGCGGCGGTCGTACGTCACCGTCCATCCCTCGAACGCGGCCGTCCGCGAGCTGCCGAACGGGCCGGTCTACCAGGCGTTCGCCGACGTCAGCATGCTGGCGGCGGGAGCGCGCAGGACCGGCCTGTGGTGGGCGGCCGACGCGCCCGTCACGGAGGGGGTGTCGGGGCACGCCGGGTGGAGCCTGGTGCTGGTCGTCACCGATCCGCGCGAGCCGTACAGTCAGGCTGTGGTGCTCGACACCGCGACCGTCGTCGGCGGGCCACGGCGGCGCGTACGCCTGCCGATCGGCGGGCTCACCCCCGCCGCCGCGCCCGCGCGGGCGGAGCTGGTCACCTGGGAGGGCGACGCCGGCCTCGCGGGCGACCGGGTCTCGCTCGGCAGCGGCGCCCTGACCCCGGAGGGCGGCGACCGTGACCGCGCCAACGTCTTCGACGGCTCCTCGGGCGGGGCTGCGGAGATGACGTTCGGCGTGGACGTCGACACGGTCGGCGCGGAGCTGGGCGCCGACCCGGGGCTGACGGTCGTCACCGACAAGGACGTGGTCCTGTTCGGGGTGGCGGCGCTGAGTGTGCGGGCACGGTCGTGACCGCGAAAGGGACAAACTGGTACGGTTCGCCTAGGCGGCCCAGGGCATCGACGGCCGAGGGGCGAATCGTCGGGATTAACCCTCGGACGATCACCTGCTTTCATTACCCTGAGAGAGGGCCGCCGAGTCCGGTCTCTGACGGTGCAGAGCCAGCAAGGTCGGACCACCAGGAAAGGGGCGGTGTCAGTGGATCGCTGCGCGCTGTTCGTGGACGCCGGCTATCTGCTGGCGGACGGGGCGATGACCGTGCACGGCACGCGCCATCGCGAATCGGTCGCCTGGGACTACCCGGGGCTGCTCCAGCTCATGACCGGGCTGTCGCGCGAGCGCACCGGGCTGCCGCTGCTGCGCTGCTACTGGTACGAGGCCACGGTCGAGGGCCGGCGCACGCCGGAGCACGACGCGCTGGCCGACATACCGGGGCTCAAGCTCAGGCTGTCGCGCATCAGGCCGGGCCGGCGCGAGGGCGTCGACGCCCAGGTCCACCGCGACCTCATGACGCTCGCCCGCAACAACGCCATCTGCGACGCCGTGGTCGTCAGCGGCGACGAGGACCTCGCGCAGGTCGTCTGCGACGCGCAGGACCTCGGCATCCGGGTCACGGTCATCCACGTCGCCGCCGAGGGCGGCTGGGCCGGGTCCCGGTCGCTGCGGCAGGAGTGCGACGACCTGGTCGAGCTGGGGGCGGTGCACCTGCGGCCGTACGTCGCGATGGTCTCCGGCGTCAGCGAGTCGTCGTCCAACGGCCACCACCATCACCAGCCCCAGCCGCTGACCAACGGGCAGGGCACCCACGCGCTGCCGCCCGCGCAACCACCGCCGCCGTCGTCCATGCCGTCCACGCTGCCTTCTTCCTCCCTGCCTTCCTCCTCGCTGCCCTCGTCGTCGCTGCCGCCGGCCACGTCGCACTCGTCCGGGAGCCACGCGGCGGGTCCGTCCGGGGCGTCGGCCACGGGCTCGACCGGGCAGCACTCCGCGAACGGATCGGCCTCCTCCGGACGAGGCCACTCGTCCACCCCGCCGGTCCTGCCGACCTACACCAGCTACCAGATCGAGCAGTCGCCGTCCCCGGCGCCGGTCACCGGGCCCATCCCGGTCCAGCCGTCCACGCAGCAGCAGCAGGCGCAGCCCCCCTCGCAGTCGCCCAGCACGGGGCAGTTCGCCTCGCCGTCCGGGAGCGGGGGTTACCAGCAGTCGCAGCTCGGCTCGTACTCCGGGCCGCAGGCCGCGCCCGTCATCCCGCCGGCGGCCACGGCCGGCGCCACCACGCTGTCCGACGCCGTCAAGGCCGCCCACCGCGAAGGGCACGACTTCGGCGAGTCCGTCGCCAGGGACGCGCCCGCGCTGTGGCTGGAGGCCGTGCTCGCCCGCAAGCCCCGGATGCCGTCCGACCTGGAGGCCCGGCTGCTGCAGGGGTCGTCGCTGCCGATCGACTTCCTGCTCCACGACGAGGTCAGGCACGCCCTGCGCAGAGGCTTCTGGGACGCGCTGGAGCGGGCCAGAAGCTAGATCGCGAAACCGTCAGGACAGGGCGTCGAAGCCGGCCCGGAGGTGCGAGAGGCGGTCCGTCAGGTCGGACAGCGGAGCGGCGAGCGCCTGGTCCTGCGACTTGCGGACGAGCTCCCGCAGCCGGGCCAGCTCGTCCTCGACCGCCGTCAGCCGCCGCGACAGCTCGGGCAGCACGGAAGCGTGGTCGCCGGCCCCGGGCGGCAGCTCGCCGGTGACCCGCTCGCGCAGCAGCGACGCCTGCTCGGCCAGCCGTCTGTTCATGTTGTAGAGCTCGGCGAACACCGACACCTTGGCCCGCAGCACCCACGGGTCGAACGGCTTGGTGAGGTAGTCCACCGCGCCGGCCGCGTAGCCGCGGAAGGCGTAGTCGGGCGCGCTGTCCACCACGGTCAGGAAGATGATCGGGATGTTCCTGGTCCGCTCGCGCCGCTTGATGTGCGCGGCCGTCTCGAACCCGTCCATGCCCGGCATCCGCACGTCGAGCAGGATGAGCGCGAACTCGCTGTTGAGCAGCGCCTTGAGCGCCTCCTCGCCCGACCGGGCGCGCACCGGCACCAGGTCGAGCGAGCTGAGGATGGCCTCGAGCGCGATGAGATTCTCCTCGCGGTCGTCGACCAGCAGGATCTTGGCACGATCCGGCACGATCACGCCCCTTCGGCTGATGAGTCGGATGTGGCCTTGCCGCGGCTGAGCCAGCCCCGCAGGCGTTCGAGCAGGCGGTCGACGTCGACCGGCTTGGGCACGTAGTCGGACGCGCCGGAGGCGATGCTCTTCTCGCGGTCGCCGCGCATGACCTTCGCCGTGAGCGCGATGATCGGCAGGTCGGCGAACTGCGGCATGCGCCGGATGGCCGAGGTGGTGGCCCAGCCGTCCATCTCCGGCATCATGATGTCCATCAGCACGAGCGCGACGTCCTCGTTCCGTTCGAGCTGCTCGATCCCCTCCCGGCCGTTCTCAGCGTAGACGACCGTCGAGCCGTGCCGCTCCAGGACGCTGGTCAGTGCGAACACGTTGCGGATGTCGTCGTCCACGATGAGGATCTTGGCGCCGTTGAGCGGGTCGTCGCCCTGCCACTGCGACGGGGTCTCGGCCGGCGGCTCGACCAGCTCCGGCATGGGCAGGTCGAGCGGCAGCGGCGGCTCGGGGACGACATGGGCGGCCGGCCCGTCGGAGGGCGGGCTCATGAGCTGCCGGCGCGCCACGCCGCCGTCGGTCGCGGCGAGCGGCCCGGTGTAGGAGGCGGGCAGGTAGAGCGTGAACGTGCTGCCCTGGCCCAGCTCGCTCTCCACGTGGATCTCGCCGCCCAGCAGGCGGGCGATGTCGCGGCAGATGGCGAGGCCGAGCCCGGTGCCGCCGTACTTGCGGCTGGTGGTGCCGTCGGCCTGGCGGAACGCCTCGAAGATGACCTCGCGCTTGTCGGGCGCGATGCCGATGCCGGTGTCGATCACCTGGAAGGCCAGCAGGTCGCGGGCGTCGTGCAGGGTGTCGTCGTCGAAGTCGACCCCGGGCGGCGCCATCGACACGCGCAGCTTGACCTCGCCGCGCGGGGTGAACTTCACCGCGTTGGACAGCAGGTTGCGCAGCACCTGCTGCAGCCGCTGCTCGTCGGCGCGCAGCTCGCCCGGCACGTCCGGCTCGATGTCGACGGTGAACGCGAGCCCCTTGTCCTGCGCCAGCGGCGCGAACGCCGCCTCCAGCAGGTCGACCATCTTCGGCAGCGCCACCTGGATCGGGTGGATGTCCATCCGGCCCGCCTCGACCTTGGACAGGTCGAGCATGTCGTTGATGAGCTGGAGCAGCGCCGAGCCCGCGCTGTGGATGGTGCGGGCGAACTCGACCTGCTGCGAGGTGAGGTTGCCCTCGGCGTTCTCGGTGAGCAGCTTGGCCAGCACGAGCAGGCTGTTGAGCGGCGTGCGCAGCTCGTGCGACATGTTCGCGAGGAACTCGGACTTGTAGCGCGAGGAGACCGCGAGCTGCTCGGCGCGCTCCTCCAGCGTGCGGCGGGCCTGCTCGATCTGGAAGTTCTGGATCTCGATGGCGCGGTTCTGCTTGGCCAGCAGCGCCGCCTTGTCCTCCAGCTCGGCGTTGGACCTGCGCAGCTCCTCCTGCTGGCGCTGCAGCTCGTCGGAGCGTTCCTGGAGCTCGCGGGTGAGCCGCTGCGACTCGGTCAGCAGGTCCTCGGTGCGGGAGTTGGCGATGATGGTGTTCATGGTGACGCCGATGGTCTCGACGAGCTGCCGCAGGAAGTCGAGGTGCACCTCGCCGAACGGCGTGAACGAGGCCAGCTCCAGCACACCGAGCACGCGGTTCTCGAACAGGATCGGCAGCACCACGATCTGCGCGGGCGTCGACTGGCTGAGCCCGCTGTCGATCGTGATGAACTGCGGCGGCACGTCGTCGAGCACGATGTGCCTGCCCTCGGCCGCGGCCTGCCCGACGATGCCCTCGCCGATCGCGAACCGCTGCCGCGGCGCCTTGTCGGGCCGCACGCCGTAGCCGCCGATCAGCACCAGCTCGTGGTCGCCCTCGGGGTCGATGCCGTAGAAGGCGCCGTAGCGGGCCGAGACGAGCGGCGTCAGCTCGCTCATGGTCAGCTTGGCCACCTCGAACAGGTCGCGGTGGCCCTGCATGAGCCGGGAGATGCGGGCCAGGTTGGACTTGAGCCAGTCCTGTTCCTGGTTGGCCTGGGTGGTCTCGCGGAGGTTGGCCACCATCGAGTTGATGTTGTCCTTGAGCTCCGCCAGCTCGCCCTGCGCCTCGACGGCGATCGAGCGGGTGAGGTCGCCGCGGGCGACGGCGCTGGTGACGGTGGCGATGGCGCGCACCTGGGTGGTGAGGTTGCCGGCCAGCTCGTTGACGCTCTCGGTGAGCCGCTTCCAGGTGCCCTCGACGCCCTCGACCCGGGCCTGGCCGCCGAGCTGGCCTTCCGAGCCGACCTCGCGGGCCACGCGGGTGACCTCGGAGGCGAAGGAGGAGAGCTGGTCGACCATGCGGTTGATGGTGGTCTTCAGCGCCAGGATCTCGCCCTGGGCGTCCACGTCGATCTTGCGGGTGAGGTCGCCGTTGGCGACCGCGGTGGTGACCTCGGCGATGTTGCGCACCTGGTAGGTCAGGTTGTTGGCCATGAAGTTGACGTTGTCGGTGAGGTCCTTCCACACGCCCGACACGCCCTGCACCCGGGCCTGGCCGCCGAGCTGGCCCTCGGTGCCGACCTCGCGGGCCACGCGGGTGACCTCGGAGGCGAACGACGAGAGCTGGTCCACCATCGTGTTGAGGGTGTCCTTGAGCTGCAGCATCTCGCCCTGGGCGTCAACGGTGATCTTCTTCGACAGGTTGCCCTGCGCCACCGCGGACGAGACCGCCGCGATCTGGCGTACCTGCGAGGTGAGGTTGTTGGCCATCGAGTTGACGTTGTCCGTCAGGTCCTTCCAGACGCCGGACACGCCGCGCACCTGGGCCTGGCCGCCGAGCTGGCCCTCGGTGCCGACCTCGCGGGCCACGCGGGTGACCTCGGAGGCGAAGGAGGAGAGCTGGTCGACCATCGTGTTCATGGTGGACTTGAGCTCCAGGATCTCGCCCTGGGCGTCCACGTCGATCTTGCGGGTGAGGTCGCCGTTGGCGACGGCGGTGGTGACCTGGGCGATGTTGCGCACCTGGTAGGTCAGGTTGTTGGCCATCGAGTTGACGTTGTCGGTGAGGTCCTTCCAGACGCCCGACACGCCCTTCACCTCGGCGCGCCCGCCGAGCTTGCCCTCGGTGCCGACCTCGCGGGCCACGCGGGTGACCTCGTCGGCGAACGACGAGAGCTGGTCGACCATCGTGTTGAGGGTGTCCTTGAGCTGGAGAATCTCGCCCTGCGCGTCGACGGTGATCTTCTTCGACAGGTTGCCCTGGGCCACCGCCGTCGCCACGGTCGCGATGCTGCGCACCTGGGAGGTGAGGTTGTTGGCCATGAAGTTGACGTTGTCGGTGAGGTCCTTCCAGACGCCCGACACGCCGGTGACCTGGGCCTGGCCGCCGAGCTGGCCCTCGGTGCCCACCTCGCGGGCCACCCTGGTGACCTCCTCGGCGAAGCCGGAGAGCTGGTCGACCATGGTGTTGACGGTGTTCTTCAGCTCGAACATCTCGCCCACGGCGTCGACCGTCACCTTGCGGCTCAGGTCGCCCTTGGCGACCGCGGTCGTGACGACGGCGATGTCGCGCACCTGGGCCGCGACGCGCGAGGACATCGTGTTGACGGCCTCGGTGAGGTCGCGCCAGCTTCCCGACATGCCGCGCAGGTTGGCGCTGCCGCCCAGCCGCCCCTCGGTGCCGGCCTCGCGGGCGACCCTGGTCACCTCGGAGTTGAACAGCGCGAGCTGGTCGACCATGCCGTTGATGGCCTTGCCCAGGCGGCGCACCTCGCCGCGGGCCGAGCGGTCGAGGTCGATGCGCCGCGACAGGTCGCCCTTGGCCACCGCGTCGATGACGTCGGCGGCGCCGCTGACCGGGCTGACCAGGGCGTCGATCAGCATGTTGACGGACTCGACGCTCTCGGCCCAGGCGCCCACGCCGGGGCCGGGCGTCAGCCGCTCGCTGAAGCGGCCTTCCTTGACCACTTCTTTACGTACGCGGACCAGCTCGTTGGCCAGATGCTCGCGGCGGTCGGCCACCTCGTTGAGCAGCAGCCGCACCTCGCTCAGGATGCCCGGAGGTGCGTGGGGGACCCGCCGCCGGAAATCGCCGTCACGCCACGAGAAGAGGGTCTCCAGAATGGGCACGAGATCGGACTCGGTGTAAGTCCTCTCCTCTGGTGTCGGCGCGGCCTTGGCCGTGGTCATGGGGCCTCCTTCACTCGCACTGGGCCTCGGCGAGTGATTCAAGTCTGTCACGTTGAGTAGCTTGCAGTCCTGCCCTTGGATTTACCCCAAGCCGGTGGGAAGTGTGGTAGGCACGATGGGATGACTGCTTCTCCCCATGCGGTGCTGGCCGCGACGTTCGCGCCAGGTGAGACCGCTGTGACGGCCGCGATGCGCTTCACGCACGAGGTGATGACCGCGTGGGCCACCGGTGGCGTGCTCCACACCGCCGAGCAGGTCGCGGGGGATTTGGCGGAGCAAGTCGCTGACGAGCCCTTTGAGGTGATTTGGAAACATCTTGGGGATGCGGTGCAGGTCGAGTTCCGGCAGCGCATGGTTTCCCAGGGTGATCCGAAAGCTCCTTCCGCGAACGTCGACGAGTGGGGAGTCACCTTCAGGGGCGATTCCCGTGTCCACTGGGCAAGACTCACGCTACCCGGCTCCGTGGACCGCGTGGCCGCCGAGTGGGTGGAGGAGAGCGCCCGCGGGCCGCACTGGCTGGGATTCCTCGCCGACGCGAGCGACCTGCTCGCCGGCACCCTCGACCCCGACATGGTGCCCGCCATCATCGCCCAGATCGTGGTGCCGCGCCTGGCGAGCTGGTGCGCGGTCTACACCTCCGGCGGCGACTCCGGGCCGCTGCGGCTGGCCTACCTGTGGCACGCCGACGAGGCCAGGATCGACGGGCTGCGCGAGCAGCTCAACGGCATGGACGTCAGCGGGGCCGGTGACCGGGTCACCTCGCTCATCCACCTGCCCGACTCCCAGGTGCTGGCCGTGCCGCTCACGGCGCGCGGGCGTGGCCTCGGCCTGATGTGCCTCGGCCGGCCCGACCGCTTCCCCGACGAGGTCATCCAGTTCGCCGACGACATCGCCAGGCGCGCCGCGCTGGCGATGGACAACGCCCGGCTGTACGCCCAGCAGGCCGCCGCCAACCGCGCGCTCCAGCGCAGCCTGCTGCCGCCCAACGAGCCCGAGGTGCCCGGGCTCGACTACGGCGTCATCTACGAGCCCGCCGGCGAGGCCAACGAGGTCGGCGGCGACTTCTACGACCTGTTCAAGGCGGGCGACGACTCCTGGCGCTTCGCCATCGGCGACGTCTGCGGCACCGGGCCCGAGGCGGCCGCCGTGACCGGCCTGGCCCGGCACACGCTGCGGCTGCTGGCCCGCGAGGGCTACGGCGTGGCCGCCGTGCTCGGGCGGCTCAACCAGGCGATCCTGGAGGAAGGCGAACGGGCGCGCTTCCTGACGCTGCTGCACGGCGACATCACGCCGGTGGCGAGCGGGCTGGAGGTGCGGCTGGTCTCGGCGGGACACCCCGAGGCGCTGCGGCTGCGCCCCAACGGCAAGGTCGAGACGGTGACCACGCCGCAGTCGCTGCTCGGCGTCTTCCACGAGGTCGTCTTCGAGGCCGACACCCTCCACCTCGAACACGGCGACGTGCTGCTCGCCGTCACCGACGGCGTCACCGAGCGGCGCAACGGCGCGCGGCTGCTCGACGACAACGGCGGCCTGGCGAGGATGCTGGCCGAGTGCGCCGGGTTGTCGGCGCGGGCGGTGGCCGAGCGCATCCGGCGCGGGGTGGCCGAGTTCGCCACCGAGCCCAGCGCGGACGACCTCGCCATCGTCGTCCTGCGCGCCCGCTGACGTCGCTTTGTTCTTCGTGGCCGGTGCCTTTTCTCGTGACCGGCGCCGGGCCCGCCCTCCGCGCCGGCGGCGCGCCGGTCGGGGCAGGACCGAA is part of the Nonomuraea coxensis DSM 45129 genome and encodes:
- a CDS encoding response regulator, encoding MPDRAKILLVDDREENLIALEAILSSLDLVPVRARSGEEALKALLNSEFALILLDVRMPGMDGFETAAHIKRRERTRNIPIIFLTVVDSAPDYAFRGYAAGAVDYLTKPFDPWVLRAKVSVFAELYNMNRRLAEQASLLRERVTGELPPGAGDHASVLPELSRRLTAVEDELARLRELVRKSQDQALAAPLSDLTDRLSHLRAGFDALS
- a CDS encoding HAMP domain-containing protein, whose product is MTTAKAAPTPEERTYTESDLVPILETLFSWRDGDFRRRVPHAPPGILSEVRLLLNEVADRREHLANELVRVRKEVVKEGRFSERLTPGPGVGAWAESVESVNMLIDALVSPVSGAADVIDAVAKGDLSRRIDLDRSARGEVRRLGKAINGMVDQLALFNSEVTRVAREAGTEGRLGGSANLRGMSGSWRDLTEAVNTMSSRVAAQVRDIAVVTTAVAKGDLSRKVTVDAVGEMFELKNTVNTMVDQLSGFAEEVTRVAREVGTEGQLGGQAQVTGVSGVWKDLTDNVNFMANNLTSQVRSIATVATAVAQGNLSKKITVDAQGEILQLKDTLNTMVDQLSSFADEVTRVAREVGTEGKLGGRAEVKGVSGVWKDLTDNVNSMANNLTYQVRNIAQVTTAVANGDLTRKIDVDAQGEILELKSTMNTMVDQLSSFASEVTRVAREVGTEGQLGGQAQVRGVSGVWKDLTDNVNSMANNLTSQVRQIAAVSSAVAQGNLSKKITVDAQGEMLQLKDTLNTMVDQLSSFASEVTRVAREVGTEGQLGGQARVQGVSGVWKDLTDNVNFMANNLTYQVRNIAEVTTAVANGDLTRKIDVDAQGEILALKTTINRMVDQLSSFASEVTRVAREVGSEGQLGGQARVEGVEGTWKRLTESVNELAGNLTTQVRAIATVTSAVARGDLTRSIAVEAQGELAELKDNINSMVANLRETTQANQEQDWLKSNLARISRLMQGHRDLFEVAKLTMSELTPLVSARYGAFYGIDPEGDHELVLIGGYGVRPDKAPRQRFAIGEGIVGQAAAEGRHIVLDDVPPQFITIDSGLSQSTPAQIVVLPILFENRVLGVLELASFTPFGEVHLDFLRQLVETIGVTMNTIIANSRTEDLLTESQRLTRELQERSDELQRQQEELRRSNAELEDKAALLAKQNRAIEIQNFQIEQARRTLEERAEQLAVSSRYKSEFLANMSHELRTPLNSLLVLAKLLTENAEGNLTSQQVEFARTIHSAGSALLQLINDMLDLSKVEAGRMDIHPIQVALPKMVDLLEAAFAPLAQDKGLAFTVDIEPDVPGELRADEQRLQQVLRNLLSNAVKFTPRGEVKLRVSMAPPGVDFDDDTLHDARDLLAFQVIDTGIGIAPDKREVIFEAFRQADGTTSRKYGGTGLGLAICRDIARLLGGEIHVESELGQGSTFTLYLPASYTGPLAATDGGVARRQLMSPPSDGPAAHVVPEPPLPLDLPMPELVEPPAETPSQWQGDDPLNGAKILIVDDDIRNVFALTSVLERHGSTVVYAENGREGIEQLERNEDVALVLMDIMMPEMDGWATTSAIRRMPQFADLPIIALTAKVMRGDREKSIASGASDYVPKPVDVDRLLERLRGWLSRGKATSDSSAEGA
- a CDS encoding NYN domain-containing protein, coding for MDRCALFVDAGYLLADGAMTVHGTRHRESVAWDYPGLLQLMTGLSRERTGLPLLRCYWYEATVEGRRTPEHDALADIPGLKLRLSRIRPGRREGVDAQVHRDLMTLARNNAICDAVVVSGDEDLAQVVCDAQDLGIRVTVIHVAAEGGWAGSRSLRQECDDLVELGAVHLRPYVAMVSGVSESSSNGHHHHQPQPLTNGQGTHALPPAQPPPPSSMPSTLPSSSLPSSSLPSSSLPPATSHSSGSHAAGPSGASATGSTGQHSANGSASSGRGHSSTPPVLPTYTSYQIEQSPSPAPVTGPIPVQPSTQQQQAQPPSQSPSTGQFASPSGSGGYQQSQLGSYSGPQAAPVIPPAATAGATTLSDAVKAAHREGHDFGESVARDAPALWLEAVLARKPRMPSDLEARLLQGSSLPIDFLLHDEVRHALRRGFWDALERARS
- a CDS encoding sigma-70 family RNA polymerase sigma factor; protein product: MSVEPPRSDADLLRASARGDAAAYGQLYERHAAAARALARQLVRGTEAEDVVAEAFTKILDLVGRGGGPESGFRTYLLTVVRRTVHDRSRVESAGLATGGIEDYDPGVPFVDPALVGLEKSLIARAYLSLPERWRAVLWHVEVERCGPAAVAPLLGLSVNGVAALAYRAREGLRQAYLQLHLGSQPRRECRPVLGRMGAYVRGGLARRDSRMIDEHVGRCEECNGVLLELTDVNRGLRVMVGPLFIGPLFGGYAAALARSTGGTAGLLRAVATLRRTARRHRTALSRTALSRTALGRGPLGRAARQQRPALGSTSLAGPAQDRPVLVGSELVGSGLGSGMDGPVLVGSVLGGPALGKGGRQRRAVLGGGLVVAGAMAAAVLLISADQPAGRPVAVSPAMRTGAPVPAPPPPPSSPLLGPRASERPALVPPPAASAEPAGTPPGQARLRAAVGPLGALVRAQPGIVGIRLRNDGDVPSGDLAVLVDLPAGVTLIPTARHHQAAALHGPVGTADGWACRPAAGGARCERAPLPAGEGTAVFLRVRVAEEAPEGAGPAVRVESGPLLVRARAEEGVRATGAPARFATDGKVTVRAVGNALLTCPEEREGCAEARRRQGDQRDNDLWPMTPLDRDDDPSTRTSSAARLVLPKGGRVVWAGLYWSASGDRAGPIRVRPPGRRSYVTVHPSNAAVRELPNGPVYQAFADVSMLAAGARRTGLWWAADAPVTEGVSGHAGWSLVLVVTDPREPYSQAVVLDTATVVGGPRRRVRLPIGGLTPAAAPARAELVTWEGDAGLAGDRVSLGSGALTPEGGDRDRANVFDGSSGGAAEMTFGVDVDTVGAELGADPGLTVVTDKDVVLFGVAALSVRARS
- a CDS encoding PP2C family protein-serine/threonine phosphatase, with the translated sequence MDRVAAEWVEESARGPHWLGFLADASDLLAGTLDPDMVPAIIAQIVVPRLASWCAVYTSGGDSGPLRLAYLWHADEARIDGLREQLNGMDVSGAGDRVTSLIHLPDSQVLAVPLTARGRGLGLMCLGRPDRFPDEVIQFADDIARRAALAMDNARLYAQQAAANRALQRSLLPPNEPEVPGLDYGVIYEPAGEANEVGGDFYDLFKAGDDSWRFAIGDVCGTGPEAAAVTGLARHTLRLLAREGYGVAAVLGRLNQAILEEGERARFLTLLHGDITPVASGLEVRLVSAGHPEALRLRPNGKVETVTTPQSLLGVFHEVVFEADTLHLEHGDVLLAVTDGVTERRNGARLLDDNGGLARMLAECAGLSARAVAERIRRGVAEFATEPSADDLAIVVLRAR